A portion of the Colius striatus isolate bColStr4 chromosome 1, bColStr4.1.hap1, whole genome shotgun sequence genome contains these proteins:
- the GK gene encoding glycerol kinase isoform X1 → MAVSDRMVLGPLVGSIDQGTSSTRFLVFNAKTAELLSHHQVEIQQEFPKEGWVEQDPKEILRSVHECMERTCEKLQQLNIDITNIKAIGVSNQRETTVVWDKTTGEPLYNAIVWLDLRTQSTVERLLKRIPGKNKAFFKFRTGLPLSTYFSAVKLRWLLDNVEEIWQAVHDGRAMFGTIDSWLIWCLTGGKNGGVHCTDVTNASRTMLFNIHSLEWDPELCEFFDIPMEILPKVRSSSEIYGLMKSGALTGVPISGCLGDQSAALVGQMCFQDGQAKNTYGTGCFLLCNTGQKSVFSEHGLLTTIAYKLGRDKPVCYALEGSVAIAGAVVRWLRDNLGIVQTSQEVEKLAAEVGTSYGCYFVPAFSGLYAPYWEPSARGIICGLTQFTNKNHIAFAALEAVCFQTREILDAINKDCGIPLSQLQVDGGMTNNKILMQLQSDILCIPVVKPSMPETTALGAAMAAGAAEGVGIWSLNPGDLTAVTCERFEPQINPEESEFRYARWKKAVLRSMDWETSEAPSNGDTSIFCSLPLGFFIMSSMIMLIGAKYVSGTGK, encoded by the exons ATGGCCGTGTCGGACCGGATGGTGCTGGGGCCACTGGTGGGCTCTATCGATCAGGGTACCAGCTCCACTCGCTTCCTG GTTTTTAATGCAAAGACAGCAGAGCTCTTGAGTCACCATCAAGTTGAAATACAACAGGAATTCCCTAAAGAAGG atggGTGGAACAAGATCCAAAGGAAATATTAAGGTCTGTTCATGAATGTATGGAAAGGACCTGTGAGAAACTGCAACAACTGAACATAGACATCACTAACATCAAAG CCATTGGAGTCAGCAATCAGAGAGAAACAACAGTGGTTTGGGACAAGACAACTGGAGAACCTCTTTATAATGCTATTG TATGGCTTGACCTGAGAACCCAGTCAACAGTTGAACGGCTTCTTAAAAGAATTCCAGGAAAGAACAAAGCCTTTTTTAAG tttAGAACTGGTCTTCCACTTAGCACTTACTTTAGTGCAGTGAAACTTCGATGGCTTTTGGATAATGTAGAAGAGATTTGGCAAGCAGTTCATGATGGAAGAGCTATGTTTGGGACTATTGATTCATGGCTTATATGG TGTTTGACAGGTGGAAAGAATGGAGGTGTTCACTGTACAGATGTAACCAATGCCAGTAGAACAATGTTGTTCAACATTCATTCCTTGGAATGGGATCCTGAGCTCTGCGA GTTCTTTGATATTCCTATGGAAATACTTCCAAAAGTACGAAGCTCCTCTGAGATTTATGGCTTGATG AAATCTGGAGCTTTGACAGGTGTACCAATTTCCGGG TGCTTGGGTGACCAGTCTGCTGCTCTCGTTGGGCAAATGTGTTTTCAAGATGGGCAGGCAAAAAATAC GTATGGAACAGGATGTTTCTTGCTGTGCAATACAGGTCAGAAG TCGGTATTTTCTGAGCACGGTCTTCTAACCACAATAGCTTACAAACTGGGCAGAGACAAACCTGTTTGTTATGCACTAGAG ggaTCTGTTGCAATAGCTGGTGCTGTTGTTCGTTGGCTGAGGGACAATCTAGGTATTGTTCAGACTTCACAGGAAGTTG AAAAACTGGCTGCCGAAGTTGGGACTTCTTATGGCTGCTACTTTGTGCCAGCATTTTCAGGACTGTATGCACCATACTGGGAACCCAGTGCAAGGGG TATTATCTGTGGCCTTACTCAGTTTACAAATAAGAACCACATCGCCTTTGCTGCACTAGAAGCTGTCTGCTTTCAAACACGAGAG ATTTTAGATGCCATAAACAAGGACTGTGGGATACCACTAAGTCAGTTGCAAGTAGATGGAGGAATGACTAATAACAAAATCCTCATGCAGCTCCAGTCAGACATTCTCTGTATTCCAGTAG TAAAGCCATCAATGCCTGAAACAACAGCTCTAGGAGCTGCtatggctgcaggagctgcagaaggagTGGGAATTTGGAGTCTGAATCCTGGAGATTTGACAGCGGTGACTTGTGAACGATTTGAACCACAGATCAATCCAGAGG AAAGTGAATTTCGCTATGCCAGATGGAAGAAAGCTGTGCTGCGATCTATGGACTGGGAGACATCTGAAGCTCCTTCAAATG GTGACACTAGTATCTTCTGTAGTCtgcctttggggttttttattatgaGTAGCATGATAATGTTAATCGGAGCAAAGTACGTCTCAG GTACTGGTAAATGA
- the GK gene encoding glycerol kinase isoform X2, which translates to MAVSDRMVLGPLVGSIDQGTSSTRFLVFNAKTAELLSHHQVEIQQEFPKEGWVEQDPKEILRSVHECMERTCEKLQQLNIDITNIKAIGVSNQRETTVVWDKTTGEPLYNAIVWLDLRTQSTVERLLKRIPGKNKAFFKFRTGLPLSTYFSAVKLRWLLDNVEEIWQAVHDGRAMFGTIDSWLIWCLTGGKNGGVHCTDVTNASRTMLFNIHSLEWDPELCEFFDIPMEILPKVRSSSEIYGLMKSGALTGVPISGCLGDQSAALVGQMCFQDGQAKNTYGTGCFLLCNTGQKSVFSEHGLLTTIAYKLGRDKPVCYALEGSVAIAGAVVRWLRDNLGIVQTSQEVEKLAAEVGTSYGCYFVPAFSGLYAPYWEPSARGIICGLTQFTNKNHIAFAALEAVCFQTREILDAINKDCGIPLSQLQVDGGMTNNKILMQLQSDILCIPVVKPSMPETTALGAAMAAGAAEGVGIWSLNPGDLTAVTCERFEPQINPEESEFRYARWKKAVLRSMDWETSEAPSNAVSIVGLRIESTED; encoded by the exons ATGGCCGTGTCGGACCGGATGGTGCTGGGGCCACTGGTGGGCTCTATCGATCAGGGTACCAGCTCCACTCGCTTCCTG GTTTTTAATGCAAAGACAGCAGAGCTCTTGAGTCACCATCAAGTTGAAATACAACAGGAATTCCCTAAAGAAGG atggGTGGAACAAGATCCAAAGGAAATATTAAGGTCTGTTCATGAATGTATGGAAAGGACCTGTGAGAAACTGCAACAACTGAACATAGACATCACTAACATCAAAG CCATTGGAGTCAGCAATCAGAGAGAAACAACAGTGGTTTGGGACAAGACAACTGGAGAACCTCTTTATAATGCTATTG TATGGCTTGACCTGAGAACCCAGTCAACAGTTGAACGGCTTCTTAAAAGAATTCCAGGAAAGAACAAAGCCTTTTTTAAG tttAGAACTGGTCTTCCACTTAGCACTTACTTTAGTGCAGTGAAACTTCGATGGCTTTTGGATAATGTAGAAGAGATTTGGCAAGCAGTTCATGATGGAAGAGCTATGTTTGGGACTATTGATTCATGGCTTATATGG TGTTTGACAGGTGGAAAGAATGGAGGTGTTCACTGTACAGATGTAACCAATGCCAGTAGAACAATGTTGTTCAACATTCATTCCTTGGAATGGGATCCTGAGCTCTGCGA GTTCTTTGATATTCCTATGGAAATACTTCCAAAAGTACGAAGCTCCTCTGAGATTTATGGCTTGATG AAATCTGGAGCTTTGACAGGTGTACCAATTTCCGGG TGCTTGGGTGACCAGTCTGCTGCTCTCGTTGGGCAAATGTGTTTTCAAGATGGGCAGGCAAAAAATAC GTATGGAACAGGATGTTTCTTGCTGTGCAATACAGGTCAGAAG TCGGTATTTTCTGAGCACGGTCTTCTAACCACAATAGCTTACAAACTGGGCAGAGACAAACCTGTTTGTTATGCACTAGAG ggaTCTGTTGCAATAGCTGGTGCTGTTGTTCGTTGGCTGAGGGACAATCTAGGTATTGTTCAGACTTCACAGGAAGTTG AAAAACTGGCTGCCGAAGTTGGGACTTCTTATGGCTGCTACTTTGTGCCAGCATTTTCAGGACTGTATGCACCATACTGGGAACCCAGTGCAAGGGG TATTATCTGTGGCCTTACTCAGTTTACAAATAAGAACCACATCGCCTTTGCTGCACTAGAAGCTGTCTGCTTTCAAACACGAGAG ATTTTAGATGCCATAAACAAGGACTGTGGGATACCACTAAGTCAGTTGCAAGTAGATGGAGGAATGACTAATAACAAAATCCTCATGCAGCTCCAGTCAGACATTCTCTGTATTCCAGTAG TAAAGCCATCAATGCCTGAAACAACAGCTCTAGGAGCTGCtatggctgcaggagctgcagaaggagTGGGAATTTGGAGTCTGAATCCTGGAGATTTGACAGCGGTGACTTGTGAACGATTTGAACCACAGATCAATCCAGAGG AAAGTGAATTTCGCTATGCCAGATGGAAGAAAGCTGTGCTGCGATCTATGGACTGGGAGACATCTGAAGCTCCTTCAAATG CCGTCAGTATAGTAGGTTTGAGGATTGAATCTACTGAGGATTGA
- the GK gene encoding glycerol kinase isoform X4, translating to MAVSDRMVLGPLVGSIDQGTSSTRFLVFNAKTAELLSHHQVEIQQEFPKEGWVEQDPKEILRSVHECMERTCEKLQQLNIDITNIKAIGVSNQRETTVVWDKTTGEPLYNAIVWLDLRTQSTVERLLKRIPGKNKAFFKFRTGLPLSTYFSAVKLRWLLDNVEEIWQAVHDGRAMFGTIDSWLIWCLTGGKNGGVHCTDVTNASRTMLFNIHSLEWDPELCEFFDIPMEILPKVRSSSEIYGLMKSGALTGVPISGCLGDQSAALVGQMCFQDGQAKNTYGTGCFLLCNTGQKSVFSEHGLLTTIAYKLGRDKPVCYALEGSVAIAGAVVRWLRDNLGIVQTSQEVEKLAAEVGTSYGCYFVPAFSGLYAPYWEPSARGIICGLTQFTNKNHIAFAALEAVCFQTREILDAINKDCGIPLSQLQVDGGMTNNKILMQLQSDILCIPVVKPSMPETTALGAAMAAGAAEGVGIWSLNPGDLTAVTCERFEPQINPEESEFRYARWKKAVLRSMDWETSEAPSNGTGK from the exons ATGGCCGTGTCGGACCGGATGGTGCTGGGGCCACTGGTGGGCTCTATCGATCAGGGTACCAGCTCCACTCGCTTCCTG GTTTTTAATGCAAAGACAGCAGAGCTCTTGAGTCACCATCAAGTTGAAATACAACAGGAATTCCCTAAAGAAGG atggGTGGAACAAGATCCAAAGGAAATATTAAGGTCTGTTCATGAATGTATGGAAAGGACCTGTGAGAAACTGCAACAACTGAACATAGACATCACTAACATCAAAG CCATTGGAGTCAGCAATCAGAGAGAAACAACAGTGGTTTGGGACAAGACAACTGGAGAACCTCTTTATAATGCTATTG TATGGCTTGACCTGAGAACCCAGTCAACAGTTGAACGGCTTCTTAAAAGAATTCCAGGAAAGAACAAAGCCTTTTTTAAG tttAGAACTGGTCTTCCACTTAGCACTTACTTTAGTGCAGTGAAACTTCGATGGCTTTTGGATAATGTAGAAGAGATTTGGCAAGCAGTTCATGATGGAAGAGCTATGTTTGGGACTATTGATTCATGGCTTATATGG TGTTTGACAGGTGGAAAGAATGGAGGTGTTCACTGTACAGATGTAACCAATGCCAGTAGAACAATGTTGTTCAACATTCATTCCTTGGAATGGGATCCTGAGCTCTGCGA GTTCTTTGATATTCCTATGGAAATACTTCCAAAAGTACGAAGCTCCTCTGAGATTTATGGCTTGATG AAATCTGGAGCTTTGACAGGTGTACCAATTTCCGGG TGCTTGGGTGACCAGTCTGCTGCTCTCGTTGGGCAAATGTGTTTTCAAGATGGGCAGGCAAAAAATAC GTATGGAACAGGATGTTTCTTGCTGTGCAATACAGGTCAGAAG TCGGTATTTTCTGAGCACGGTCTTCTAACCACAATAGCTTACAAACTGGGCAGAGACAAACCTGTTTGTTATGCACTAGAG ggaTCTGTTGCAATAGCTGGTGCTGTTGTTCGTTGGCTGAGGGACAATCTAGGTATTGTTCAGACTTCACAGGAAGTTG AAAAACTGGCTGCCGAAGTTGGGACTTCTTATGGCTGCTACTTTGTGCCAGCATTTTCAGGACTGTATGCACCATACTGGGAACCCAGTGCAAGGGG TATTATCTGTGGCCTTACTCAGTTTACAAATAAGAACCACATCGCCTTTGCTGCACTAGAAGCTGTCTGCTTTCAAACACGAGAG ATTTTAGATGCCATAAACAAGGACTGTGGGATACCACTAAGTCAGTTGCAAGTAGATGGAGGAATGACTAATAACAAAATCCTCATGCAGCTCCAGTCAGACATTCTCTGTATTCCAGTAG TAAAGCCATCAATGCCTGAAACAACAGCTCTAGGAGCTGCtatggctgcaggagctgcagaaggagTGGGAATTTGGAGTCTGAATCCTGGAGATTTGACAGCGGTGACTTGTGAACGATTTGAACCACAGATCAATCCAGAGG AAAGTGAATTTCGCTATGCCAGATGGAAGAAAGCTGTGCTGCGATCTATGGACTGGGAGACATCTGAAGCTCCTTCAAATG GTACTGGTAAATGA
- the GK gene encoding glycerol kinase isoform X3 gives MAVSDRMVLGPLVGSIDQGTSSTRFLVFNAKTAELLSHHQVEIQQEFPKEGWVEQDPKEILRSVHECMERTCEKLQQLNIDITNIKAIGVSNQRETTVVWDKTTGEPLYNAIVWLDLRTQSTVERLLKRIPGKNKAFFKFRTGLPLSTYFSAVKLRWLLDNVEEIWQAVHDGRAMFGTIDSWLIWCLTGGKNGGVHCTDVTNASRTMLFNIHSLEWDPELCEFFDIPMEILPKVRSSSEIYGLMKSGALTGVPISGCLGDQSAALVGQMCFQDGQAKNTYGTGCFLLCNTGQKGSVAIAGAVVRWLRDNLGIVQTSQEVEKLAAEVGTSYGCYFVPAFSGLYAPYWEPSARGIICGLTQFTNKNHIAFAALEAVCFQTREILDAINKDCGIPLSQLQVDGGMTNNKILMQLQSDILCIPVVKPSMPETTALGAAMAAGAAEGVGIWSLNPGDLTAVTCERFEPQINPEESEFRYARWKKAVLRSMDWETSEAPSNGDTSIFCSLPLGFFIMSSMIMLIGAKYVSGTGK, from the exons ATGGCCGTGTCGGACCGGATGGTGCTGGGGCCACTGGTGGGCTCTATCGATCAGGGTACCAGCTCCACTCGCTTCCTG GTTTTTAATGCAAAGACAGCAGAGCTCTTGAGTCACCATCAAGTTGAAATACAACAGGAATTCCCTAAAGAAGG atggGTGGAACAAGATCCAAAGGAAATATTAAGGTCTGTTCATGAATGTATGGAAAGGACCTGTGAGAAACTGCAACAACTGAACATAGACATCACTAACATCAAAG CCATTGGAGTCAGCAATCAGAGAGAAACAACAGTGGTTTGGGACAAGACAACTGGAGAACCTCTTTATAATGCTATTG TATGGCTTGACCTGAGAACCCAGTCAACAGTTGAACGGCTTCTTAAAAGAATTCCAGGAAAGAACAAAGCCTTTTTTAAG tttAGAACTGGTCTTCCACTTAGCACTTACTTTAGTGCAGTGAAACTTCGATGGCTTTTGGATAATGTAGAAGAGATTTGGCAAGCAGTTCATGATGGAAGAGCTATGTTTGGGACTATTGATTCATGGCTTATATGG TGTTTGACAGGTGGAAAGAATGGAGGTGTTCACTGTACAGATGTAACCAATGCCAGTAGAACAATGTTGTTCAACATTCATTCCTTGGAATGGGATCCTGAGCTCTGCGA GTTCTTTGATATTCCTATGGAAATACTTCCAAAAGTACGAAGCTCCTCTGAGATTTATGGCTTGATG AAATCTGGAGCTTTGACAGGTGTACCAATTTCCGGG TGCTTGGGTGACCAGTCTGCTGCTCTCGTTGGGCAAATGTGTTTTCAAGATGGGCAGGCAAAAAATAC GTATGGAACAGGATGTTTCTTGCTGTGCAATACAGGTCAGAAG ggaTCTGTTGCAATAGCTGGTGCTGTTGTTCGTTGGCTGAGGGACAATCTAGGTATTGTTCAGACTTCACAGGAAGTTG AAAAACTGGCTGCCGAAGTTGGGACTTCTTATGGCTGCTACTTTGTGCCAGCATTTTCAGGACTGTATGCACCATACTGGGAACCCAGTGCAAGGGG TATTATCTGTGGCCTTACTCAGTTTACAAATAAGAACCACATCGCCTTTGCTGCACTAGAAGCTGTCTGCTTTCAAACACGAGAG ATTTTAGATGCCATAAACAAGGACTGTGGGATACCACTAAGTCAGTTGCAAGTAGATGGAGGAATGACTAATAACAAAATCCTCATGCAGCTCCAGTCAGACATTCTCTGTATTCCAGTAG TAAAGCCATCAATGCCTGAAACAACAGCTCTAGGAGCTGCtatggctgcaggagctgcagaaggagTGGGAATTTGGAGTCTGAATCCTGGAGATTTGACAGCGGTGACTTGTGAACGATTTGAACCACAGATCAATCCAGAGG AAAGTGAATTTCGCTATGCCAGATGGAAGAAAGCTGTGCTGCGATCTATGGACTGGGAGACATCTGAAGCTCCTTCAAATG GTGACACTAGTATCTTCTGTAGTCtgcctttggggttttttattatgaGTAGCATGATAATGTTAATCGGAGCAAAGTACGTCTCAG GTACTGGTAAATGA
- the GK gene encoding glycerol kinase isoform X5, with protein MERTCEKLQQLNIDITNIKAIGVSNQRETTVVWDKTTGEPLYNAIVWLDLRTQSTVERLLKRIPGKNKAFFKFRTGLPLSTYFSAVKLRWLLDNVEEIWQAVHDGRAMFGTIDSWLIWCLTGGKNGGVHCTDVTNASRTMLFNIHSLEWDPELCEFFDIPMEILPKVRSSSEIYGLMKSGALTGVPISGCLGDQSAALVGQMCFQDGQAKNTYGTGCFLLCNTGQKSVFSEHGLLTTIAYKLGRDKPVCYALEGSVAIAGAVVRWLRDNLGIVQTSQEVEKLAAEVGTSYGCYFVPAFSGLYAPYWEPSARGIICGLTQFTNKNHIAFAALEAVCFQTREILDAINKDCGIPLSQLQVDGGMTNNKILMQLQSDILCIPVVKPSMPETTALGAAMAAGAAEGVGIWSLNPGDLTAVTCERFEPQINPEESEFRYARWKKAVLRSMDWETSEAPSNGDTSIFCSLPLGFFIMSSMIMLIGAKYVSGTGK; from the exons ATGGAAAGGACCTGTGAGAAACTGCAACAACTGAACATAGACATCACTAACATCAAAG CCATTGGAGTCAGCAATCAGAGAGAAACAACAGTGGTTTGGGACAAGACAACTGGAGAACCTCTTTATAATGCTATTG TATGGCTTGACCTGAGAACCCAGTCAACAGTTGAACGGCTTCTTAAAAGAATTCCAGGAAAGAACAAAGCCTTTTTTAAG tttAGAACTGGTCTTCCACTTAGCACTTACTTTAGTGCAGTGAAACTTCGATGGCTTTTGGATAATGTAGAAGAGATTTGGCAAGCAGTTCATGATGGAAGAGCTATGTTTGGGACTATTGATTCATGGCTTATATGG TGTTTGACAGGTGGAAAGAATGGAGGTGTTCACTGTACAGATGTAACCAATGCCAGTAGAACAATGTTGTTCAACATTCATTCCTTGGAATGGGATCCTGAGCTCTGCGA GTTCTTTGATATTCCTATGGAAATACTTCCAAAAGTACGAAGCTCCTCTGAGATTTATGGCTTGATG AAATCTGGAGCTTTGACAGGTGTACCAATTTCCGGG TGCTTGGGTGACCAGTCTGCTGCTCTCGTTGGGCAAATGTGTTTTCAAGATGGGCAGGCAAAAAATAC GTATGGAACAGGATGTTTCTTGCTGTGCAATACAGGTCAGAAG TCGGTATTTTCTGAGCACGGTCTTCTAACCACAATAGCTTACAAACTGGGCAGAGACAAACCTGTTTGTTATGCACTAGAG ggaTCTGTTGCAATAGCTGGTGCTGTTGTTCGTTGGCTGAGGGACAATCTAGGTATTGTTCAGACTTCACAGGAAGTTG AAAAACTGGCTGCCGAAGTTGGGACTTCTTATGGCTGCTACTTTGTGCCAGCATTTTCAGGACTGTATGCACCATACTGGGAACCCAGTGCAAGGGG TATTATCTGTGGCCTTACTCAGTTTACAAATAAGAACCACATCGCCTTTGCTGCACTAGAAGCTGTCTGCTTTCAAACACGAGAG ATTTTAGATGCCATAAACAAGGACTGTGGGATACCACTAAGTCAGTTGCAAGTAGATGGAGGAATGACTAATAACAAAATCCTCATGCAGCTCCAGTCAGACATTCTCTGTATTCCAGTAG TAAAGCCATCAATGCCTGAAACAACAGCTCTAGGAGCTGCtatggctgcaggagctgcagaaggagTGGGAATTTGGAGTCTGAATCCTGGAGATTTGACAGCGGTGACTTGTGAACGATTTGAACCACAGATCAATCCAGAGG AAAGTGAATTTCGCTATGCCAGATGGAAGAAAGCTGTGCTGCGATCTATGGACTGGGAGACATCTGAAGCTCCTTCAAATG GTGACACTAGTATCTTCTGTAGTCtgcctttggggttttttattatgaGTAGCATGATAATGTTAATCGGAGCAAAGTACGTCTCAG GTACTGGTAAATGA